A genomic segment from Cuculus canorus isolate bCucCan1 chromosome 18, bCucCan1.pri, whole genome shotgun sequence encodes:
- the AATK gene encoding serine/threonine-protein kinase LMTK1 isoform X6, giving the protein MLACLCCKKGDIGFKEFENAEGDDYVTELSAQGSPAPQHGPEVYVLPLTKVSLPMAKQPGRSVQLLKSADLGRQSLLYLKEIGHGWFGKVFLGEVNSGISSTQVVVKELKASASVQDQMQFLEEAQPYRALQHTNLLQCLAQCAEVTPYLLVMEFCPLGDLKGYLRSCRGAEAMTPDPLTLQRMACEVACGVLHLHRNNYIHSDLALRNCLLTADLTVKIGDYGLSHCKYKTLHTWQDDYFVTADQLWVPLRWIAPELIDEVHGNLLIVDQTKSSNVWSLGVTIWELFELGSQPYDHYSDRQVLAYAIKEQQLKLPKPQLKLSLSERWYEVMQFCWLQPEQRPTAEEVHLLLSYLCAKGATEAEEEFEKRWNSMKPNGSASASHHGAELSSFPLLEQFSADGFPSDGDDILTVMETSHGLNFEYKWEHTKTEHFQAPLGSLSPSSAARYHDLYYPATTTGHLSLGVSPSCYECKPPGCPGLPAPGVVPILGAHSPSLNSEYYIRIEGPGEGSAELDYAMCSYSPAGERGSPHPPSCWRAQGARSGSTYDSDSSPTVSLSMEPLLGHAPAGEGSWECAEYYPYPCPGQEPRGYEPSPSRGAEGYLLEEEPPQPCGQDWSVPGFQPSIFADPLGVSPSVNCAYSPRGYGEPQAASVGGRPPGQSRSQPDCVALELGEDSPPGAPHPQSVSPPAQRHPWASNSSSNNNIGSGSPASHEPPAGDSWCYRRMITFRGLMAKPLGTVPRGQPQLGGSPLGHDFRRLRQDQPPGMASSSSPCRSPSPLRQAWHSRDSSTSGRSQAATLAGSPGTPWGPGTAPPAGVGAQHDTHPDESVEGSISAHSPLPHTAAAPGPEETTPVASIATPNPSIPAEPSRDGSQPSPDASEAPTPVPGEAATESSVCATSIMDQTPDKTFSSTSFPSVDEGSDEDTAELTSGVFTDFSEDYMERAESAPALKSLQKQVGTPDSLESLDIRSTASSCEVFSPTTFVPPGQPKALDSGYDTENNESPEFVLKEPHEPREPEAFSQLGKPPLGLPGGESEGTAPETRLSTSLGAELHSLTEKNPYRDSAYFSDYDAEAERSPKDEEDSDGSQTSEAEESPQSPAQDLGRAPGMGEDPLHPPGAPGSPPAAPSVAVAVDAPAVGVSVGDWRGTEAGCALNGPTAPGTEQHPTSTGLVPGSSLHPDGDACPPGCGGPTTPKTFFLTPVLGSPGEPVSSGGTHVPQGVPGLGGPTARDEQTVPPVPGLGEPGLPPVGTEVGDAPGGPSMPPLADELPPGLSLLPSTREPRPATPEHREELEEEEEDTEDSDESDEELRCYNIQEQSEESEEEPTAVPIVVAESQSGRNLRSLLKMPSLLSEAFCEDLDRKKKAVSFYDDVTIYLFDQESPTRELSFPEPPEPSGQPPASGSPPSLADRLGASDDSSDGNASEENPSPCVAGGGFEWDDDFPLTPVKPSLMASLTGTPAEPDAAAPTLPAPSALVPAQKQVLPIQFSRFTVSPAPVSRFSITHVSDSDMDSIGGSSEDGDRE; this is encoded by the exons ATGCTGGCCTGCCTGTGCTGCAAGAAGGGGGACATCGGCTTCAAG GAGTTTGAGAACGCCGAGGGGGACGACTACGTGACGGAGCTCTCGGCCCAGGGCTCGCCTGCCCCTCAACATGGCCCTGAAGTCTACGTCCTGCCCCTCACCAAGGTCTCTCTGCCCATGGCCAAGCAGCCGGGGCGCTCAG TGCAGCTCCTCAAGTCGGCGGACCTGGGGCGGCAGAGCCTGCTTTACCTGAAGGAGATCGGGCACGGCTGGTTCGGCAAG GTGTTCCTGGGGGAGGTGAACTCAGGCATCAGCAGCACCCAGGTGGTGGTGAAGGAGCTGAAGGCGAGCGCCAGCGTGCAGGACCAGATGCAGTTCCTGGAGGAAGCACAGCCCTACAG GGCCCTCCAGCACACCAACCTGCTGCAGTGCCTGGCCCAGTGCGCCGAGGTCACCCCGTACCTGCTGGTGATGGAGTTCTGCCCGCTG GGTGACCTGAAGGGGTACCTGCGGAGCTGTCGGGGGGCCGAGGCCATGACCCCGGACCCGCTGACCCTGCAGAGGATGGCGTGTGAGGTGGCCTGTGGAGTCCTGCACCTACACAGGAACAACTACATCCACAG TGACCTGGCCCTGCGGAACTGCCTTCTCACTGCCGACCTGACCGTCAAGATCGGGGACTACGGGCTCTCACACTGCAAGTACAAA ACCCTACATACTTGGCAGGACGACTACTTTGTGACGGCCGACCAGCTGTGGGTGCCGCTGCGCTGGATCGCACCCGAGCTCATCGACGAAGTGCACGGCAACCTGCTCATTGTGGACCAGACTAAGTCCAGCAACGTCTG GTCGCTGGGTGTCACCATCTGGGAGCTGTTTGAGCTGGGCAGCCAGCCCTATGACCACTACTCGGACCGACAAGTGCTCGCCTATGCTATcaaggagcagcagctcaaGCTGCCCAAGCCCCAGCTGAAGCTCTCACTGTCGGAGCGCTG GTACGAGGTGATGCAgttctgctggctgcagccagagcagcgCCCGACGGCGGAGGAGGTGCATCTCCTGCTCTCCTACCTCTGTGCCAAAGGGGCAACGGAAGCGGAGGAGGAGTTCGAGAAGCGCTGGAACTCCATGAAGCCCAACGGTAGCGCCAGCGCCAGCCACCATGGTGCTgagctctcctccttcccactgcTGGAGCAGTTCTCGGCCGACGGCTTCCCCTCAGATGGTGATGACATCCTCACCGTCATGGAGACAAGCCACGGCCTCAATTTTGAGTACAAGTGGGAGCACACCAAGACCGAGCACTTCCAGGCGCCACTGGGATCGCTGAGCCCCAGCAGTGCTGCGCGCTACCATGACCTCTACTACCCAGCCACCACCACGGGGCACCTGAGCCTGGGGGTCTCGCCCTCCTGCTACGAGTGCAAGCCTCCGGGCTGCCCTGGGCTGCCGGCACCCGGCGTGGTGCCCATCCTGGGCGCCCACAGCCCTTCGCTCAACAGCGAGTACTACATCCGCATCGAGGGGCCCGGGGAGGGCAGCGCTGAGCTGGACTATGCCATGTGCAGCTACAGCCCCGCGGGCGAGCGGGGATCCCCACACCCCCCGTCCTGCTGGAGAGCCCAAGGTGCCCGGAGCGGCAGCACCTACGACTCCGACAGCAGCCCGACTGTCTCCCTCAGCATGGAGCCACTGCTGGGCCACGCACCGGCGGGTGAGGGCTCCTGGGAGTGCGCTGAGTATTACCCCTacccctgcccagggcaggagccGCGGGGCTACGAGCCGTCTCCCAGCCGCGGGGCCGAGGGGTatctgctggaggaggagccCCCCCAGCCATGCGGCCAGGACTGGTCTGTCCCTGGCTTCCAGCCCAGCATCTTTGCTGACCCGCTGGGTGTCTCCCCGTCGGTGAACTGTGCCTACAGCCCCCGGGGATACGGGGAGCCGCAGGCAGCCTCGGTGGGTGGGCGGCCACCAGGACAGAGCAGGTCCCAGCCGGACTGCGTGGCGCTGGAGCTGGGTGAGGACAGTCCCCCTGGAGCCCCCCACCCACAGAGCGTGAGCCCCCCGGCTCAGCGGCATCCCTGGGCTTCCAACAGCTCCTCCAACAACAACATCGGCAGTGGCAGCCCGGCATCCCACGAGCCCCCGGCCGGCGATAGCTGGTGCTACCGCCGCATGATCACCTTCCGGGGGCTGATGGCCAAGCCGCTGGGCACCGTGCCGCGTGGCCAGCCCCAGCTTGGGGGATCCCCCCTGGGCCATGATTTCCGCCGCCTGCGGCAGGATCAGCCCCCCGGCAtggccagcagctcctcccCATGCCGCTCGCCCTCCCCGCTGCGCCAGGCCTGGCATAGCCGTGACTCATCAACCTCCGGCCGCTCGCAGGCAGCAACGCTGGCTGGCAGCCCCGGCACGCCGTGGGGCCCCGGCACAGCCCCGCCAGCTGGAGTCGGGGCCCAACATGACACCCACCCAGATGAGAGCGTGGAGGGGAGCATCTCTGCCCACAGCCCACTGCCCCACACTGCGGCTGCACCGGGGCCGGAGGAGACCACTCCCGTGGCCAGCATTGCTACCCCGAaccccagcatccctgcagagccCAGTAGAGATGGCTCCCAGCCTTCACCAGATGCCTCGGAGGCACCCACGCCGGTGCCCGGGGAGGCTGCCACCGAGAGCAGCGTGTGTGCCACCAGCATCATGGACCAGACGCCAGACAAGACTTTCTCCAGCACCAGCTTTCCCAGCGTGGATGAGGGGAGCGATGAGGACACGGCAGAGCTGACCTCCGGCGTCTTCACTGACTTCTCTGAGGACTACATGGAGCGGGCAGAGTCAGCGCCGGCACTCAAGTCCCTGCAGAAGCAGGTGGGGACACCAGACTCCCTGGAGTCGCTGGACATCCGCTCCACAGCCAGCTCCTGTGAGGTCTTCAGCCCCACCACCTTTGTGCCTCCTGGCCAGCCCAAGGCACTCGACAGTGGCTATGACACCGAGAACAACGAGTCCCCCGAGTTTGTCCTCAAAGAGCCCCATGAGCCCCGAGAGCCGGAGGCCTTCAGCCAGCTGGGGAAGCCACCTCTGGGGCTGCCAGGGGGTGAGAGTGAGGGTACAGCCCCCGAAACGCGGCTCTCCACCTCCCTCGGGGCCGAGCTGCACAGCCTCACCGAGAAGAACCCCTACCGCGACTCTGCCTACTTCTCCGACTACGATGCCGAGGCTGAGCGCAGCCCCAAGGACGAGGAGGACAGCGATGGGTCCCAGACCTCGGAGGCAGAGGAGAGTCCCCAGTCCCCTGCCCAGGACCTAGGGCGAGCTCCTGGGATGGGAGAGGACCCGTTGCACCCCCCAGGGGCCCCCGGCAgtcccccagcagcacccagcgTCGCAGTGGCCGTGGATGCACCTGCAGTGGGGGTTTCGGTGGGGGACTGGCGGGGGACAGAGGCTGGTTGTGCCCTAAATGGCCCCACGGCACCTGGCACTGAGCAGCATCCCACCAGCACGGGGCTGGTGCCGGGCAGCTCCCTGCATCCCGATGGAGATGCCTGTCCCCCGGGCTGTGGTGGTCCCACAACACCCAAGACTTTCTTCTTGACCCCAGTGCTggggagccctggggaaccGGTGTCCTCTGGAGGGACCCATGTGCCTCAGGGTGTCCCTGGACTTGGGGGACCCACAGCCAGGGATGAACAGACTGTGCCTCCGGTGCCAGGGCTTGGGGAACCAGGGCTGCCCCCTGTGGGGACCGAGGTGGGCGATGCGCCGGGGGGTCCCAGCATGCCGCCACTAGCGGATGAGTTGCCCCCAGGCCTCTCCTTGCTCCCATCTACTCGGGAGCCGCGGCCGGCCACCCCGGAGCACCgcgaggagctggaggaggaagaggaggacacTGAGGACAGCGATGAGTCGGACGAGGAGCTGCGCTGCTACAACATCCAGGAGCAGAGCGAGGAGAGTGAGGAGGAGCCAACGGCTGTGCCCATCGTGGTGGCCGAGAGCCAGAGCGGCAGGAACCTGCGCAGCCTCCTCAAAATGCCCAGCCTCCTCTCCGAGGCCTTTTGCGAGGACCTGGATCGCAAGAAGAAGGCTGTCTCTTTCTACGACGACGTTACCATCTACCTCTTTGACCAG GAAAGCCCCACGCGGGAGCTGAGCTTCCCAGAGCCCCCCGAGCCTTCAGGGCAGCCCCCTGCCAGTGGCAGCCCCCCCAGCCTGGCAGACAGGCTCGGCGCCTCGGATGACTCCTCGGATGGCAACGCCTCAGAAGAGA ACCCCTCGCCCTGTGTCGCAGGCGGCGGCTTTGAGTGGGACGATGACTTCCCGCTCACACCGGTGAAGCCATCCCTGATGGCCTCGCTAACGGGGACGCCGGCAGAGCCGGACGCAGCCGCGCCCACGCTGCCTGCCCCATCCGCACTGGTGCCAGCGCAGAAGCAGGTGCTGCCCATCCAGTTCTCCCGGTTCACAGTCTCACCTGCCCCAGTATCGCGGTTCTCCATCACCCACGTCTCCGACTCAGACATGGACTCCATAGGAG GCAGCAGCGAAGACGGCGACCGGGAGTGA
- the AATK gene encoding serine/threonine-protein kinase LMTK1 isoform X5 yields the protein MLTIAYLLAQAAFRSRGLVRRHSQEFENAEGDDYVTELSAQGSPAPQHGPEVYVLPLTKVSLPMAKQPGRSVQLLKSADLGRQSLLYLKEIGHGWFGKVFLGEVNSGISSTQVVVKELKASASVQDQMQFLEEAQPYRALQHTNLLQCLAQCAEVTPYLLVMEFCPLGDLKGYLRSCRGAEAMTPDPLTLQRMACEVACGVLHLHRNNYIHSDLALRNCLLTADLTVKIGDYGLSHCKYKTLHTWQDDYFVTADQLWVPLRWIAPELIDEVHGNLLIVDQTKSSNVWSLGVTIWELFELGSQPYDHYSDRQVLAYAIKEQQLKLPKPQLKLSLSERWYEVMQFCWLQPEQRPTAEEVHLLLSYLCAKGATEAEEEFEKRWNSMKPNGSASASHHGAELSSFPLLEQFSADGFPSDGDDILTVMETSHGLNFEYKWEHTKTEHFQAPLGSLSPSSAARYHDLYYPATTTGHLSLGVSPSCYECKPPGCPGLPAPGVVPILGAHSPSLNSEYYIRIEGPGEGSAELDYAMCSYSPAGERGSPHPPSCWRAQGARSGSTYDSDSSPTVSLSMEPLLGHAPAGEGSWECAEYYPYPCPGQEPRGYEPSPSRGAEGYLLEEEPPQPCGQDWSVPGFQPSIFADPLGVSPSVNCAYSPRGYGEPQAASVGGRPPGQSRSQPDCVALELGEDSPPGAPHPQSVSPPAQRHPWASNSSSNNNIGSGSPASHEPPAGDSWCYRRMITFRGLMAKPLGTVPRGQPQLGGSPLGHDFRRLRQDQPPGMASSSSPCRSPSPLRQAWHSRDSSTSGRSQAATLAGSPGTPWGPGTAPPAGVGAQHDTHPDESVEGSISAHSPLPHTAAAPGPEETTPVASIATPNPSIPAEPSRDGSQPSPDASEAPTPVPGEAATESSVCATSIMDQTPDKTFSSTSFPSVDEGSDEDTAELTSGVFTDFSEDYMERAESAPALKSLQKQVGTPDSLESLDIRSTASSCEVFSPTTFVPPGQPKALDSGYDTENNESPEFVLKEPHEPREPEAFSQLGKPPLGLPGGESEGTAPETRLSTSLGAELHSLTEKNPYRDSAYFSDYDAEAERSPKDEEDSDGSQTSEAEESPQSPAQDLGRAPGMGEDPLHPPGAPGSPPAAPSVAVAVDAPAVGVSVGDWRGTEAGCALNGPTAPGTEQHPTSTGLVPGSSLHPDGDACPPGCGGPTTPKTFFLTPVLGSPGEPVSSGGTHVPQGVPGLGGPTARDEQTVPPVPGLGEPGLPPVGTEVGDAPGGPSMPPLADELPPGLSLLPSTREPRPATPEHREELEEEEEDTEDSDESDEELRCYNIQEQSEESEEEPTAVPIVVAESQSGRNLRSLLKMPSLLSEAFCEDLDRKKKAVSFYDDVTIYLFDQESPTRELSFPEPPEPSGQPPASGSPPSLADRLGASDDSSDGNASEENPSPCVAGGGFEWDDDFPLTPVKPSLMASLTGTPAEPDAAAPTLPAPSALVPAQKQVLPIQFSRFTVSPAPVSRFSITHVSDSDMDSIGGSSEDGDRE from the exons ATGCTCACCATCGCCTACCTGCTCGCCCAGGCGGCTTTCAGGAGCCGGGGGCTGGTCAGGCGGCACAGCCAG GAGTTTGAGAACGCCGAGGGGGACGACTACGTGACGGAGCTCTCGGCCCAGGGCTCGCCTGCCCCTCAACATGGCCCTGAAGTCTACGTCCTGCCCCTCACCAAGGTCTCTCTGCCCATGGCCAAGCAGCCGGGGCGCTCAG TGCAGCTCCTCAAGTCGGCGGACCTGGGGCGGCAGAGCCTGCTTTACCTGAAGGAGATCGGGCACGGCTGGTTCGGCAAG GTGTTCCTGGGGGAGGTGAACTCAGGCATCAGCAGCACCCAGGTGGTGGTGAAGGAGCTGAAGGCGAGCGCCAGCGTGCAGGACCAGATGCAGTTCCTGGAGGAAGCACAGCCCTACAG GGCCCTCCAGCACACCAACCTGCTGCAGTGCCTGGCCCAGTGCGCCGAGGTCACCCCGTACCTGCTGGTGATGGAGTTCTGCCCGCTG GGTGACCTGAAGGGGTACCTGCGGAGCTGTCGGGGGGCCGAGGCCATGACCCCGGACCCGCTGACCCTGCAGAGGATGGCGTGTGAGGTGGCCTGTGGAGTCCTGCACCTACACAGGAACAACTACATCCACAG TGACCTGGCCCTGCGGAACTGCCTTCTCACTGCCGACCTGACCGTCAAGATCGGGGACTACGGGCTCTCACACTGCAAGTACAAA ACCCTACATACTTGGCAGGACGACTACTTTGTGACGGCCGACCAGCTGTGGGTGCCGCTGCGCTGGATCGCACCCGAGCTCATCGACGAAGTGCACGGCAACCTGCTCATTGTGGACCAGACTAAGTCCAGCAACGTCTG GTCGCTGGGTGTCACCATCTGGGAGCTGTTTGAGCTGGGCAGCCAGCCCTATGACCACTACTCGGACCGACAAGTGCTCGCCTATGCTATcaaggagcagcagctcaaGCTGCCCAAGCCCCAGCTGAAGCTCTCACTGTCGGAGCGCTG GTACGAGGTGATGCAgttctgctggctgcagccagagcagcgCCCGACGGCGGAGGAGGTGCATCTCCTGCTCTCCTACCTCTGTGCCAAAGGGGCAACGGAAGCGGAGGAGGAGTTCGAGAAGCGCTGGAACTCCATGAAGCCCAACGGTAGCGCCAGCGCCAGCCACCATGGTGCTgagctctcctccttcccactgcTGGAGCAGTTCTCGGCCGACGGCTTCCCCTCAGATGGTGATGACATCCTCACCGTCATGGAGACAAGCCACGGCCTCAATTTTGAGTACAAGTGGGAGCACACCAAGACCGAGCACTTCCAGGCGCCACTGGGATCGCTGAGCCCCAGCAGTGCTGCGCGCTACCATGACCTCTACTACCCAGCCACCACCACGGGGCACCTGAGCCTGGGGGTCTCGCCCTCCTGCTACGAGTGCAAGCCTCCGGGCTGCCCTGGGCTGCCGGCACCCGGCGTGGTGCCCATCCTGGGCGCCCACAGCCCTTCGCTCAACAGCGAGTACTACATCCGCATCGAGGGGCCCGGGGAGGGCAGCGCTGAGCTGGACTATGCCATGTGCAGCTACAGCCCCGCGGGCGAGCGGGGATCCCCACACCCCCCGTCCTGCTGGAGAGCCCAAGGTGCCCGGAGCGGCAGCACCTACGACTCCGACAGCAGCCCGACTGTCTCCCTCAGCATGGAGCCACTGCTGGGCCACGCACCGGCGGGTGAGGGCTCCTGGGAGTGCGCTGAGTATTACCCCTacccctgcccagggcaggagccGCGGGGCTACGAGCCGTCTCCCAGCCGCGGGGCCGAGGGGTatctgctggaggaggagccCCCCCAGCCATGCGGCCAGGACTGGTCTGTCCCTGGCTTCCAGCCCAGCATCTTTGCTGACCCGCTGGGTGTCTCCCCGTCGGTGAACTGTGCCTACAGCCCCCGGGGATACGGGGAGCCGCAGGCAGCCTCGGTGGGTGGGCGGCCACCAGGACAGAGCAGGTCCCAGCCGGACTGCGTGGCGCTGGAGCTGGGTGAGGACAGTCCCCCTGGAGCCCCCCACCCACAGAGCGTGAGCCCCCCGGCTCAGCGGCATCCCTGGGCTTCCAACAGCTCCTCCAACAACAACATCGGCAGTGGCAGCCCGGCATCCCACGAGCCCCCGGCCGGCGATAGCTGGTGCTACCGCCGCATGATCACCTTCCGGGGGCTGATGGCCAAGCCGCTGGGCACCGTGCCGCGTGGCCAGCCCCAGCTTGGGGGATCCCCCCTGGGCCATGATTTCCGCCGCCTGCGGCAGGATCAGCCCCCCGGCAtggccagcagctcctcccCATGCCGCTCGCCCTCCCCGCTGCGCCAGGCCTGGCATAGCCGTGACTCATCAACCTCCGGCCGCTCGCAGGCAGCAACGCTGGCTGGCAGCCCCGGCACGCCGTGGGGCCCCGGCACAGCCCCGCCAGCTGGAGTCGGGGCCCAACATGACACCCACCCAGATGAGAGCGTGGAGGGGAGCATCTCTGCCCACAGCCCACTGCCCCACACTGCGGCTGCACCGGGGCCGGAGGAGACCACTCCCGTGGCCAGCATTGCTACCCCGAaccccagcatccctgcagagccCAGTAGAGATGGCTCCCAGCCTTCACCAGATGCCTCGGAGGCACCCACGCCGGTGCCCGGGGAGGCTGCCACCGAGAGCAGCGTGTGTGCCACCAGCATCATGGACCAGACGCCAGACAAGACTTTCTCCAGCACCAGCTTTCCCAGCGTGGATGAGGGGAGCGATGAGGACACGGCAGAGCTGACCTCCGGCGTCTTCACTGACTTCTCTGAGGACTACATGGAGCGGGCAGAGTCAGCGCCGGCACTCAAGTCCCTGCAGAAGCAGGTGGGGACACCAGACTCCCTGGAGTCGCTGGACATCCGCTCCACAGCCAGCTCCTGTGAGGTCTTCAGCCCCACCACCTTTGTGCCTCCTGGCCAGCCCAAGGCACTCGACAGTGGCTATGACACCGAGAACAACGAGTCCCCCGAGTTTGTCCTCAAAGAGCCCCATGAGCCCCGAGAGCCGGAGGCCTTCAGCCAGCTGGGGAAGCCACCTCTGGGGCTGCCAGGGGGTGAGAGTGAGGGTACAGCCCCCGAAACGCGGCTCTCCACCTCCCTCGGGGCCGAGCTGCACAGCCTCACCGAGAAGAACCCCTACCGCGACTCTGCCTACTTCTCCGACTACGATGCCGAGGCTGAGCGCAGCCCCAAGGACGAGGAGGACAGCGATGGGTCCCAGACCTCGGAGGCAGAGGAGAGTCCCCAGTCCCCTGCCCAGGACCTAGGGCGAGCTCCTGGGATGGGAGAGGACCCGTTGCACCCCCCAGGGGCCCCCGGCAgtcccccagcagcacccagcgTCGCAGTGGCCGTGGATGCACCTGCAGTGGGGGTTTCGGTGGGGGACTGGCGGGGGACAGAGGCTGGTTGTGCCCTAAATGGCCCCACGGCACCTGGCACTGAGCAGCATCCCACCAGCACGGGGCTGGTGCCGGGCAGCTCCCTGCATCCCGATGGAGATGCCTGTCCCCCGGGCTGTGGTGGTCCCACAACACCCAAGACTTTCTTCTTGACCCCAGTGCTggggagccctggggaaccGGTGTCCTCTGGAGGGACCCATGTGCCTCAGGGTGTCCCTGGACTTGGGGGACCCACAGCCAGGGATGAACAGACTGTGCCTCCGGTGCCAGGGCTTGGGGAACCAGGGCTGCCCCCTGTGGGGACCGAGGTGGGCGATGCGCCGGGGGGTCCCAGCATGCCGCCACTAGCGGATGAGTTGCCCCCAGGCCTCTCCTTGCTCCCATCTACTCGGGAGCCGCGGCCGGCCACCCCGGAGCACCgcgaggagctggaggaggaagaggaggacacTGAGGACAGCGATGAGTCGGACGAGGAGCTGCGCTGCTACAACATCCAGGAGCAGAGCGAGGAGAGTGAGGAGGAGCCAACGGCTGTGCCCATCGTGGTGGCCGAGAGCCAGAGCGGCAGGAACCTGCGCAGCCTCCTCAAAATGCCCAGCCTCCTCTCCGAGGCCTTTTGCGAGGACCTGGATCGCAAGAAGAAGGCTGTCTCTTTCTACGACGACGTTACCATCTACCTCTTTGACCAG GAAAGCCCCACGCGGGAGCTGAGCTTCCCAGAGCCCCCCGAGCCTTCAGGGCAGCCCCCTGCCAGTGGCAGCCCCCCCAGCCTGGCAGACAGGCTCGGCGCCTCGGATGACTCCTCGGATGGCAACGCCTCAGAAGAGA ACCCCTCGCCCTGTGTCGCAGGCGGCGGCTTTGAGTGGGACGATGACTTCCCGCTCACACCGGTGAAGCCATCCCTGATGGCCTCGCTAACGGGGACGCCGGCAGAGCCGGACGCAGCCGCGCCCACGCTGCCTGCCCCATCCGCACTGGTGCCAGCGCAGAAGCAGGTGCTGCCCATCCAGTTCTCCCGGTTCACAGTCTCACCTGCCCCAGTATCGCGGTTCTCCATCACCCACGTCTCCGACTCAGACATGGACTCCATAGGAG GCAGCAGCGAAGACGGCGACCGGGAGTGA